A genomic region of Candidatus Zixiibacteriota bacterium contains the following coding sequences:
- a CDS encoding dockerin type I repeat-containing protein, producing MNKLGSLIAVVVLLTAAALSATASAPEPAAPQAAAPPAAAAGKSPQSGNTRAAADDYTILWYVVAAGGTNSTSNNYRLRGTAAQTAVGDVQSTLYRVHQGFWQNLVAPCLAGDADGNSSVTISDAVYLVNYIFAGGRPPVTACGGDPDGNGMITISDVVFLTRYIFLY from the coding sequence ATGAATAAACTCGGTTCTCTCATAGCGGTCGTCGTCCTGCTTACAGCGGCTGCGCTTTCCGCCACCGCCAGTGCGCCGGAACCCGCGGCACCGCAGGCGGCGGCACCGCCGGCTGCCGCGGCGGGCAAGTCGCCGCAGTCCGGAAATACACGCGCTGCGGCCGATGATTACACGATTCTCTGGTACGTCGTCGCCGCCGGCGGCACCAATAGCACGTCGAACAACTACCGCCTGCGGGGCACGGCCGCGCAGACGGCCGTCGGCGATGTGCAATCGACACTCTACCGCGTCCATCAGGGTTTCTGGCAGAATCTGGTCGCGCCCTGTTTGGCGGGCGATGCTGACGGCAACTCCAGTGTGACGATCTCCGACGCCGTCTATTTGGTCAATTACATCTTCGCCGGCGGACGGCCGCCGGTCACCGCTTGTGGTGGCGATCCCGACGGCAACGGCATGATCACCATTTCCGATGTCGTCTTCCTCACGCGCTACATCTTCCTGTATTAG